From Triticum aestivum cultivar Chinese Spring chromosome 4A, IWGSC CS RefSeq v2.1, whole genome shotgun sequence, a single genomic window includes:
- the LOC123081869 gene encoding sex determination protein tasselseed-2: MRASLASYAQDLAMPALDVMPEKAHQPAMSPSHHGHGWDASGAPTPMHKRLDGKVAIVTGGARGIGEAIVRLFVKHGAKVVIADIDDAAGEALAASLGPHVAFVRCDVSVEEDVERAVDRAVSRYGRLDVFCNNAGVLGRQTSAAKSILTFDAGEFDRVLRVNALGTALGMKHAGRAMMARRYGSIVSIASVAGVLGGLGPHAYTASKHAIVGLTKNAACELGAHGIRVNCVSPFGVATPMLINAWRQGHDASAADDADADIGLDVAAPSDQEVEKMEEVVRSLATLKGSTLRPRDIAEAVLFLASDDSRYVSGHNLVVDGGVTTSRNLIGL; encoded by the coding sequence ATGCGCGCTAGCCTCGCCTCGTACGCGCAAGACCTCGCCATGCCTGCCTTGGACGTCATGCCGGAGAAGGCCCACcagccggccatgtcgccgtcgcaCCACGGCCACGGgtgggacgccagcggcgcccccACCCCCATGCACAAGAGGCTGGACGGCAAGGTGGCCATTGTCACCGGCGGCGCGCGGGGCATCGGGGAGGCCATCGTCAGGCTCTTCGTCAAGCACGGCGCCAAGGTGGTCATCGCGGACATCGACGACGCCGCCGGCGAGGCGCTGGCCGCCTCGCTCGGCCCGCACGTCGCCTTCGTGCGCTGCGACGTgtccgtggaggaggacgtggagcgcgCCGTCGACCGCGCCGTGTCGCGCTACGGCCGCCTCGACGTCTTCTGCAACAACGCCGGGGTGCTGGGCCGCCAGACCAGCGCCGCCAAGAGCATCCTCACGTTCGACGCCGGCGAGTTCGACCGCGTGCTCCGCGTCAACGCGCTGGGCACCGCGCTCGGCATGAAGCACGCCGGGCGCGCCATGATGGCCCGCCGCTACGGCAGCATCGTCTCCATCGCCAGCGTCGCCGGCGTGCTCGGCGGCCTCGGCCCGCACGCATACACCGCCTCCAAGCACGCCATCGTGGGGCTCACCAAGAACGCCGCCTGCGAGCTGGGCGCGCACGGCATCCGCGTCAACTGCGTCTCGCCCTTCGGCGTCGCCACCCCAATGCTCATCAACGCGTGGCGCCAGGGCCACGACGCGTCCGccgccgacgacgccgacgccgacatcGGCCTCGACGTGGCCGCGCCGAGCGACCAGGAGGTGGAGAAGATGGAGGAGGTGGTGAGGAGCCTCGCCACGCTCAAGGGGTCCACCCTCAGGCCCAGGGACATCGCCGAGGCGGTGCTCTTCCTGGCCAGCGACGACTCCAGATACGTGTCCGGCCACAACCTCGTGGTGGACGGCGGCGTCACCACCTCAAGAAACTTGATCGGGCTGTGA